Proteins from a genomic interval of Pseudoalteromonas sp. MEBiC 03607:
- a CDS encoding DNA-binding protein, which yields MTAVAHQVTPFLTSYEVMARYHISYTTLWRRIKDGSLPQPRINRNTRNKLWHIEDLEEYEKKED from the coding sequence ATGACAGCAGTAGCGCACCAAGTAACCCCTTTTCTCACGTCTTACGAAGTGATGGCTCGTTACCACATTAGCTATACGACGCTCTGGCGAAGAATAAAAGATGGCAGCTTGCCGCAACCTCGTATCAACCGAAATACACGAAACAAGTTGTGGCACATTGAAGACTTGGAAGAGTATGAGAAGAAAGAGGACTGA
- the rnr gene encoding ribonuclease R, translating into MTILNPTINVSATHHYENPIPAREYIISLLANVKKHLDREQIAQALNLKKVTEKEALRRRLRAMERDGQLLFKATSGYQVIDQSNLVTGTISIHADGFGFVKYNSDEKDLFLPKNQLKHVFDGDTVKVLPSPASLKRSSHKLINVVTRNTTHVAGILKKSGNKIILLADNAKICHPLSVDRSRLAGAKIGQYVNCEILHYPNRRQLALVGVTEVLGEPNSSGLETKLALLRHGACHTWSADVVAQAASLGQQVSEDDKKERIDYRHLPFMTIDGEDAKDFDDAVYCERTQLGDWRLLVAIADVSHYVKPDDILDVEAQTRATSIYCPGLVVPMLPESLSNGLCSLNPNQDRLVLVCDMTINSKGKMTQAVFTEGVIHSHARLTYEQANRVITGRESQIKNAKNIIPHIKNLHSLYNLLNKVRKSRDAIEFETIERKLNLNKKGKIESITAIDRNDAHRMIEEFMLSANVATANFLEKHKVNSLFRVHAGPQSKKLSSLKSLLSEKGLMLGGDDNPTTKDYNALLSQIEHRSDGDVIRLLLLRSQSQAEYSVENKGHFGLAYDAYAHFTSPIRRYPDLITHRAIRAKIQSKENSTLNRILGFLSLEKFKPTPIDKQVYPYSFSELEQLSLHCSLQSRQADEISREVEASLKCQYMKKYIGQTFEASVSGVASFGVFVELKDSGVEGMISSETLGEFEFDADRQLLASKNTKFTLGKKIRVVLEKINTKDRKMSFTLAQY; encoded by the coding sequence ATCACTATTTTAAATCCCACAATAAACGTATCTGCCACTCATCATTATGAAAACCCCATTCCTGCTCGAGAGTATATTATTAGCCTCTTGGCTAATGTAAAAAAACACCTCGATCGAGAACAAATCGCTCAGGCTTTAAATCTTAAAAAAGTCACAGAAAAAGAAGCGCTTAGGCGGCGATTACGCGCTATGGAACGTGATGGCCAGCTCTTGTTCAAAGCCACTAGTGGCTATCAAGTTATCGATCAAAGCAACCTAGTAACAGGTACAATAAGTATTCACGCTGATGGTTTTGGCTTTGTTAAATATAACTCGGATGAGAAAGACCTTTTCTTACCTAAGAATCAATTAAAGCACGTATTTGATGGCGATACAGTGAAAGTATTGCCATCTCCAGCCTCGTTAAAAAGATCTAGTCACAAACTGATAAATGTTGTCACACGTAATACGACGCACGTGGCGGGTATTCTGAAAAAGAGCGGTAATAAGATAATTCTGTTAGCAGACAATGCCAAAATATGTCATCCACTATCGGTTGACAGAAGTCGCTTGGCTGGAGCTAAGATTGGACAATATGTTAATTGTGAAATCCTCCATTATCCCAATCGTCGACAACTAGCACTTGTTGGTGTAACAGAAGTCCTTGGTGAGCCTAATAGCTCAGGTCTTGAAACAAAACTGGCGTTGCTTCGTCATGGAGCCTGCCATACTTGGAGTGCTGACGTTGTTGCTCAAGCGGCATCACTTGGCCAGCAAGTTAGTGAAGATGATAAAAAGGAGCGAATCGACTATCGTCATTTACCTTTTATGACGATCGATGGCGAAGATGCCAAAGATTTTGATGATGCGGTTTATTGTGAACGTACTCAGCTTGGAGACTGGCGTCTATTAGTTGCAATTGCCGATGTGTCACATTATGTAAAGCCAGACGATATACTTGATGTTGAGGCGCAAACTCGGGCAACGTCTATCTATTGTCCTGGTTTGGTGGTTCCTATGTTACCTGAATCTCTGTCAAATGGGCTATGCTCACTGAATCCAAATCAAGACAGGTTAGTATTAGTGTGTGATATGACAATAAATTCAAAGGGAAAAATGACGCAAGCTGTGTTTACTGAAGGTGTCATTCATTCTCATGCTCGTCTCACCTATGAACAAGCTAATAGGGTGATCACAGGGAGAGAATCGCAAATAAAAAATGCGAAAAATATTATTCCACACATTAAGAATTTACACTCACTCTATAACCTACTAAATAAGGTCCGTAAAAGCCGTGACGCGATTGAGTTTGAAACAATCGAGCGTAAACTAAATTTAAACAAAAAAGGTAAAATTGAATCTATTACCGCCATTGATAGAAATGATGCACACCGCATGATTGAAGAATTTATGTTGTCTGCAAATGTAGCAACAGCCAATTTTTTGGAAAAGCATAAAGTGAACAGTTTGTTTAGAGTTCATGCAGGACCGCAATCGAAAAAGCTATCTTCACTCAAATCACTTTTGTCTGAAAAAGGGTTAATGTTAGGTGGTGACGATAACCCTACGACTAAAGACTATAATGCACTGTTAAGTCAAATTGAGCATCGTTCTGATGGCGATGTGATTCGGTTACTATTGCTCCGCTCACAGAGCCAAGCAGAGTATTCAGTCGAGAATAAGGGGCACTTTGGCTTGGCCTATGATGCCTATGCTCATTTCACTTCTCCTATTCGTCGATACCCTGACTTGATAACGCATAGAGCGATTCGAGCAAAGATTCAAAGTAAAGAAAATAGCACGCTGAATAGAATACTCGGCTTTTTAAGCCTCGAAAAATTTAAGCCGACTCCAATCGATAAGCAAGTTTATCCATATTCCTTTAGCGAATTGGAACAGCTCAGCCTTCATTGCTCATTACAATCGCGGCAAGCCGATGAAATTAGTCGGGAAGTTGAGGCTTCGCTTAAATGCCAGTATATGAAAAAATATATTGGACAGACATTTGAGGCCAGCGTATCCGGGGTAGCCAGCTTTGGTGTTTTTGTAGAGTTAAAAGACAGCGGTGTTGAGGGGATGATCTCGTCTGAAACTCTAGGGGAATTTGAGTTTGATGCCGATAGACAGCTGCTAGCAAGCAAAAATACGAAGTTTACGCTCGGTAAAAAGATCCGTGTAGTTTTAGAAAAAATAAACACTAAAGACAGGAAAATGAGTTTTACGCTGGCTCAATATTAA
- a CDS encoding cold-shock protein, translated as MSNTTTGLVKWFNESKGFGFIEQKSGPDVFAHFSAIVSDGFKTLAEGQSVQFTVTQGAKGPQAENIVCI; from the coding sequence ATGTCTAATACAACAACAGGTTTAGTTAAATGGTTCAATGAATCGAAAGGGTTTGGTTTTATTGAGCAAAAGTCAGGTCCTGACGTTTTTGCACACTTTAGCGCGATTGTTAGCGATGGTTTTAAAACCTTAGCAGAAGGCCAAAGCGTTCAGTTTACCGTGACGCAAGGAGCTAAAGGCCCACAAGCTGAAAATATAGTTTGCATCTAA
- a CDS encoding DNA-binding protein, whose product MTAVAHQVTPFLTSYEVMARYHISYTTLWRRIKDGSLPQPRINRNTRNKLWHIEDLKEYEKKEE is encoded by the coding sequence ATGACAGCAGTAGCGCACCAGGTAACCCCTTTTCTCACGTCTTACGAAGTTATGGCTCGTTACCACATTAGCTATACGACGCTCTGGCGAAGAATAAAAGATGGCAGCTTGCCGCAACCTCGTATCAACCGAAATACACGAAACAAGCTGTGGCACATTGAAGACTTGAAAGAGTATGAGAAGAAAGAGGAATGA
- a CDS encoding HipA domain-containing protein codes for MTNHVSTLNVLLYGELIATITNVGNDRTLFAFTDSYIHDESRPVLGLGFKDSLGGLLTSFKPTQTKLTPFFSNLLPEETMRNYLAERAGVNPAREFFLLWVLGRDLAGAITVEPADGEALPPNVHQDIEDETKTDGPMRFSLAGVQLKFSAVQQANGGLTIPATGQGGSWIVKLPSSRFEAVPENEYSMMELARMLGMDVPETQLLPINKIANIPNGIGKFGDSAFVIKRFDRADGQAVHIEDFAQVFGVYPQDKYKKASMRNIAQVIGIEGQDDDIAEFTRRLVFNTLIGNADMHLKNWSVIYKDKLTASIAPAYDFVSTIPYIPDDSASLKVSRSKKFSDFTLDELSHLAAKAMLPEKLVLDTAKQTVAGFHEVWAKEKAHLPLTKSMIEAIETHLRSIPLR; via the coding sequence ATGACTAACCATGTTTCTACGCTCAACGTGTTGCTCTACGGAGAGCTCATCGCAACGATTACCAACGTTGGCAATGACAGAACGCTTTTTGCGTTTACGGATTCGTACATTCATGATGAATCGCGGCCCGTGTTAGGACTTGGTTTTAAAGATTCGCTAGGTGGCCTGCTGACTAGCTTCAAACCGACCCAAACTAAGTTAACCCCGTTTTTCTCTAACCTTTTGCCAGAAGAAACGATGAGAAATTACCTGGCAGAGCGTGCCGGAGTGAACCCCGCGAGAGAATTTTTTTTATTGTGGGTACTGGGACGGGATCTGGCTGGCGCGATCACGGTTGAGCCTGCGGATGGTGAAGCCTTACCACCTAATGTGCATCAAGACATAGAAGATGAAACGAAGACAGATGGGCCAATGCGTTTTTCATTGGCGGGAGTGCAATTGAAGTTTTCAGCTGTGCAGCAGGCAAATGGCGGTTTGACGATCCCAGCAACCGGTCAAGGTGGTTCTTGGATTGTAAAATTACCGTCGTCTCGATTTGAAGCTGTGCCAGAAAATGAATATTCAATGATGGAATTGGCTCGAATGTTGGGAATGGATGTGCCAGAAACGCAGTTACTCCCTATTAATAAGATTGCTAATATCCCAAATGGTATTGGTAAATTTGGTGACAGTGCGTTTGTGATCAAACGTTTTGACCGTGCAGATGGTCAAGCTGTGCACATTGAGGACTTTGCGCAAGTGTTTGGCGTTTATCCTCAAGATAAATACAAAAAAGCGAGTATGCGGAATATTGCTCAGGTTATCGGCATCGAAGGCCAAGACGATGATATCGCAGAATTTACTCGCCGATTGGTGTTCAATACGCTAATTGGAAATGCAGATATGCATTTGAAGAATTGGTCTGTGATCTATAAGGATAAGCTCACAGCATCGATAGCACCTGCTTATGACTTTGTCTCGACCATTCCTTATATCCCCGATGATAGTGCTTCGTTGAAGGTGAGCCGTAGCAAGAAATTCAGTGATTTCACGCTAGATGAGTTATCACACCTAGCAGCTAAAGCCATGCTACCAGAAAAATTGGTGTTAGATACCGCCAAACAAACCGTAGCAGGCTTTCATGAGGTATGGGCGAAAGAAAAAGCGCATTTACCGCTTACCAAATCGATGATTGAAGCAATCGAAACACACTTACGAAGCATACCGCTACGCTGA
- a CDS encoding helix-turn-helix transcriptional regulator: MSYVTEQILESLREARVRKGFSQRDLSARSGVPQSHISKIESGGVDLRMSSLIALARVLDLELFVAPKKSVPAIKSIIRSSQGSIDEGEAMSPAYQLEDDDDD, encoded by the coding sequence ATGAGCTATGTAACAGAGCAGATACTAGAAAGCCTTCGAGAAGCTCGGGTACGTAAAGGTTTTAGTCAAAGAGACCTGAGCGCGCGTTCGGGTGTGCCGCAAAGCCATATATCGAAAATCGAGTCTGGCGGCGTTGATTTAAGAATGTCCAGTTTGATTGCACTTGCCCGTGTACTCGACCTAGAGTTATTTGTTGCGCCAAAAAAATCTGTACCGGCCATTAAGTCGATCATTCGAAGCAGTCAAGGGAGCATCGACGAAGGTGAGGCAATGTCGCCTGCATATCAGTTAGAGGATGACGACGATGACTAA
- a CDS encoding hybrid sensor histidine kinase/response regulator, with translation MKTSKLSIRLLWYITPLVILPLLFLGGFTLTNVTNSTKKQAELIVSRFVEQQQQKIFNYIDSFHSITRLLSTSPVLADFLSREPGSKNQYIERLGELMNVFASYSEAYPDIISINYVAPDGKSDAFYSSQLTPAPKSYPFFKQVLKSNLRQQQFMIPKEDGSTSLYFVHPIYNIDYYLKQPQQLGFIVVHVEPSILNASILEAPFNNTLNLFLTTKGQILFSSDYDLRGNYLSEYELEQIKRLADYGKLADIELSSIDKEERIIYAVQMTDGDYLVSTTPKDLLYQSGKAISLITALIVIISVISLPILIYIVVRNLLLTPVELLGAASHRVGDGDLSVYLPAHTNDEVGVLFNDFNHMVNQIRDYQDELEEYKHHLEEKVESRTKALEAMNNKLEVAIAQAEQANQLKSRFLANMSHEIRTPLTAIMGFTEQLLHNKDAVNDEQHLSTILRNSKHLLELINNILDLSKIEAEKLAVERSPCSVVQLIHDIDSIIRPLANQKQLQFNINYNLPIPQSINSDTTRLKQILINIASNAVKFTEQGFISLDIHYNDERQLLEFVIEDTGIGMSEREVERVFKPFEQADATTTRRFGGTGLGLCISKNLAQLLGGDVKLVSELGKGSSFTVQVACHLNPEQLQRNAFIHNYEQLSPGSDTQLSFAENSFDAHILVAEDNPDNQLLIKLLLQTWGLEPDIAKNGAEAVEMALVNDYQLIIMDMQMPVMGGLEATQMLRHAAYDGPIIALTANVMKNDVDTYLEAGCDEALAKPIDKHALEKVLVSYLNIEKDSQNKWENLLKSEKFQQINDNYRSKLPDYLSQVVRLYRAKEWEALRSLAHSIKGSAGCFSFEEIHKTAGQLETALSTNQMAQVADCYEALISALKEAA, from the coding sequence ATGAAAACCAGTAAGCTCAGTATTCGATTATTATGGTATATCACCCCATTAGTGATTTTACCTTTGTTGTTTTTAGGTGGCTTTACGTTAACCAATGTGACCAATTCAACAAAAAAACAAGCTGAGCTGATTGTGAGTCGCTTTGTTGAACAACAACAACAGAAGATCTTTAACTACATAGACTCGTTTCATTCTATTACGCGTTTATTATCAACGTCTCCTGTACTTGCCGACTTTTTGTCTCGAGAGCCGGGCTCTAAAAATCAATATATCGAGCGACTTGGCGAATTAATGAATGTATTTGCCAGTTATTCAGAAGCTTACCCAGATATAATTAGTATTAATTATGTTGCCCCAGACGGCAAAAGTGATGCTTTTTATTCAAGCCAATTGACCCCAGCGCCAAAGAGCTACCCGTTTTTCAAACAAGTACTCAAATCAAACCTGCGTCAACAGCAATTTATGATCCCCAAAGAAGACGGTTCGACCAGCCTCTATTTTGTGCATCCAATTTATAACATTGATTACTACCTAAAACAGCCTCAGCAGCTTGGCTTTATTGTGGTACATGTTGAGCCATCTATTTTAAACGCCAGTATTTTAGAAGCCCCATTTAATAACACCCTAAATTTATTCTTAACGACTAAAGGGCAAATTTTATTTAGCTCTGATTATGACTTGCGCGGCAACTACTTAAGTGAATATGAGCTCGAGCAAATAAAGAGATTAGCTGATTACGGAAAACTGGCCGATATTGAATTATCAAGTATCGATAAAGAAGAGCGAATTATCTACGCTGTGCAAATGACGGACGGCGACTATTTGGTTTCAACAACTCCCAAAGATTTACTCTATCAGTCAGGTAAAGCAATTAGCTTAATAACTGCACTGATTGTAATTATCTCAGTGATCTCGTTACCAATTTTAATTTATATAGTTGTTCGTAATTTACTGTTAACCCCTGTCGAATTATTAGGTGCTGCGAGTCACCGAGTAGGTGATGGTGACTTATCAGTTTATTTACCTGCGCATACTAACGATGAAGTAGGTGTCTTATTTAACGATTTTAATCACATGGTAAATCAAATTCGTGACTACCAAGATGAACTCGAAGAGTACAAACACCACCTTGAAGAAAAAGTAGAAAGCCGAACTAAAGCGCTTGAAGCTATGAATAACAAACTTGAAGTGGCTATTGCCCAAGCTGAACAAGCAAACCAATTAAAGAGCCGCTTTTTAGCAAATATGAGCCATGAAATTCGCACCCCACTTACCGCAATCATGGGTTTTACTGAGCAACTGCTACACAACAAAGATGCGGTGAATGATGAGCAGCATTTAAGTACAATTTTGCGAAACTCTAAACACCTTTTAGAACTCATAAATAACATTCTCGATTTATCTAAAATTGAAGCAGAAAAACTGGCTGTCGAACGAAGCCCTTGCTCGGTTGTTCAATTAATTCATGATATTGATTCAATCATTCGTCCATTAGCGAATCAAAAGCAACTGCAGTTTAATATTAATTACAACTTACCAATTCCTCAAAGCATTAACAGTGATACCACACGCTTAAAACAAATATTAATAAACATTGCTAGCAATGCTGTTAAATTTACTGAGCAAGGCTTTATCTCGCTTGATATTCACTATAACGATGAGCGACAGCTATTAGAATTTGTCATTGAAGATACCGGAATTGGTATGTCTGAGCGTGAAGTAGAACGAGTATTTAAACCGTTCGAACAAGCCGATGCCACAACAACTCGCCGATTTGGTGGAACAGGCCTAGGTTTATGTATTTCAAAGAACTTGGCTCAGCTATTAGGGGGAGATGTAAAGCTTGTCAGCGAGCTAGGTAAAGGTAGTAGCTTTACCGTGCAAGTGGCCTGTCATTTAAACCCTGAACAATTACAACGTAATGCGTTTATTCACAACTATGAACAACTGTCTCCGGGTTCAGATACACAATTATCCTTCGCAGAAAATAGTTTTGATGCTCATATTTTAGTGGCTGAGGATAATCCAGATAATCAATTATTGATAAAACTATTGCTACAAACTTGGGGGCTCGAGCCTGACATTGCGAAAAACGGCGCTGAAGCCGTAGAAATGGCTCTGGTTAATGACTATCAGTTGATTATCATGGATATGCAAATGCCAGTAATGGGTGGATTAGAAGCAACGCAAATGCTCCGTCATGCTGCATACGATGGCCCTATCATAGCCTTAACAGCAAACGTTATGAAAAATGACGTTGATACTTATTTAGAAGCTGGTTGCGATGAGGCGCTGGCTAAACCAATCGATAAACACGCTCTCGAGAAAGTACTAGTTAGCTACTTAAATATTGAAAAAGACAGTCAAAATAAATGGGAAAACTTACTGAAAAGTGAGAAATTCCAACAGATCAATGATAACTACCGTTCTAAACTACCTGATTATTTAAGCCAAGTAGTACGACTGTATCGTGCAAAAGAGTGGGAGGCATTACGCTCTCTTGCACACAGTATTAAAGGCAGCGCTGGGTGTTTTAGCTTTGAAGAAATCCACAAAACGGCAGGTCAACTAGAAACGGCATTGAGCACGAACCAAATGGCACAAGTTGCAGACTGTTATGAAGCACTCATTAGTGCCCTAAAAGAGGCCGCTTAA
- the rimI gene encoding ribosomal protein S18-alanine N-acetyltransferase translates to MISFKPVDATYISQLMAIENACHSHPWTEKTMLSCLAGRYFNLAAFSDDEMLGFYIGEQAGPDFTLMDICVAPAYQGQGIAKQLLNAFIEHGEQYQAENLFLEVRESNKPAIGLYESAGFSSMSVRKNYYPTATGNEDAILMGLTLRL, encoded by the coding sequence TTGATAAGCTTTAAACCTGTAGATGCAACCTATATTAGCCAGTTAATGGCTATTGAAAATGCCTGTCATAGTCATCCGTGGACAGAAAAGACCATGCTGTCGTGTTTAGCTGGTCGCTATTTTAACCTTGCAGCCTTTAGTGATGATGAAATGCTTGGCTTTTACATCGGTGAACAAGCAGGGCCTGACTTTACTCTAATGGATATTTGTGTAGCGCCAGCGTATCAAGGGCAGGGTATTGCAAAACAATTATTAAATGCATTTATTGAGCATGGTGAGCAATACCAAGCAGAGAACTTATTTTTAGAAGTGCGAGAATCAAACAAACCTGCAATTGGTTTGTACGAGAGTGCAGGCTTCAGCTCAATGTCAGTGCGTAAAAATTACTACCCAACTGCGACAGGTAATGAAGATGCTATTTTGATGGGGCTAACTTTAAGGCTTTAG
- a CDS encoding NADH:flavin oxidoreductase/NADH oxidase, whose translation MSQLFSAAKIGELNLTNHIVIAPMCQYSAESGQASSWHRMHYGSLATSGAGLLILEATAVEPIGRISAGDLGLWDDATEAALDSVLSDVRAWSPIRIGIQLGHAGRKASCHVPWQGGHKLTMDEGGWQTVAPSALAFNEQDETPESLDLAGLARIKQAFVDSAIRAVRVGIDLIEIHAAHGYLLHQFLSPLSNQRQDQYGGSLENRLRFPLEVFEAVRKAIPSSVPVGVRLSATDWVDDGWDVEQSIVFGQQLEQLGCDYLHVSSGGLSPQQSIDVKPGYQLPFANAIRQQVTIPVIGVGLITEPQQAEEALKQGDADLVALGRSVLFNPHWPWQAAVALGAQVQAPPQYLRSEPHGSKGTLV comes from the coding sequence ATGAGCCAATTATTTAGTGCCGCGAAGATCGGAGAGCTCAATCTTACAAACCACATAGTTATCGCACCAATGTGTCAATACTCTGCCGAATCTGGACAGGCTAGCTCCTGGCACCGCATGCACTATGGTTCGCTGGCAACGTCTGGCGCTGGGTTGCTAATTTTGGAGGCCACAGCTGTTGAACCTATTGGCCGTATTTCTGCGGGAGATTTAGGACTGTGGGATGACGCAACAGAAGCCGCATTAGACAGTGTTTTGTCTGATGTTCGCGCTTGGTCTCCCATTCGTATAGGTATTCAGCTTGGTCATGCCGGGCGAAAGGCTTCTTGTCATGTGCCATGGCAGGGAGGTCATAAATTGACGATGGATGAAGGTGGCTGGCAAACGGTTGCTCCTTCTGCGTTGGCCTTCAATGAGCAAGACGAAACGCCAGAGTCACTCGACTTAGCGGGTCTTGCGCGTATTAAACAGGCGTTTGTTGACAGCGCAATTCGTGCAGTACGTGTAGGAATTGATCTAATAGAAATCCATGCGGCGCATGGTTACCTACTCCACCAATTTCTTTCTCCACTAAGTAACCAAAGGCAGGACCAATATGGTGGTTCGCTGGAAAATCGCCTACGCTTTCCTCTTGAAGTATTTGAAGCTGTGCGTAAAGCCATCCCTTCTTCAGTTCCGGTTGGAGTTCGTCTCTCGGCAACTGACTGGGTTGATGACGGTTGGGATGTTGAGCAATCGATTGTGTTTGGTCAGCAACTGGAACAGCTGGGTTGTGACTATCTTCATGTTTCCAGTGGTGGGCTTTCGCCGCAGCAATCCATTGATGTAAAACCAGGGTATCAGCTTCCGTTTGCTAATGCCATTCGCCAACAAGTTACAATACCGGTAATAGGTGTAGGCTTAATCACCGAGCCACAGCAGGCTGAAGAAGCGCTGAAACAAGGGGATGCCGATTTGGTTGCATTAGGTCGCTCTGTACTTTTTAATCCGCATTGGCCTTGGCAAGCTGCCGTTGCGCTAGGTGCTCAGGTTCAGGCTCCGCCTCAATATTTGCGCTCTGAACCACATGGCTCGAAAGGTACGCTTGTTTAA
- the guaA gene encoding glutamine-hydrolyzing GMP synthase, which yields MSKDIHDSRILILDFGSQYTQLIARRIREIGVYCELWAWDVTEEQIREFNPQGIILSGGPESTTLENSPRAPEYVFNAGVPVLGICYGMQTMATQLGGSVHSSDKKEFGYAQVEKVGNCALFDAIEDHITDGGAGVLDVWMSHGDKVMEIPDTFKTTAKTSTCPHAAMSWEEKRFYGVQFHPEVTHTHQGQRLLERFAIDICGCEKLWTPAKIIDDAIERIKETVGDDEVILGLSGGVDSSVVAMLIHRAIGDKLTCVFVDNGLLRLNEGQQVMDMFGNKFGLNIVKVDAEDQFLADLAGKSDPEDKRKAIGHTFIKVFDEQAKKLKSAKWLGQGTIYPDVIESAASATGKAHVIKSHHNVGGLPDDMEMGLVEPLRELFKDEVRKIGLELGLPYDMLYRHPFPGPGLGVRVLGEIKKEYCDLLRRADAIFIEELHKAELYHKVSQAFTVFLPVKSVGVMGDARKYDWVVSLRCVETIDFMTARWSHLPYEFLGVVSNRIINEIDGISRVVYDISGKPPATIEWE from the coding sequence ATGAGCAAAGACATTCACGATTCACGAATTCTCATTTTAGATTTTGGTTCGCAATACACACAGTTAATCGCACGTCGTATACGTGAGATTGGTGTTTACTGTGAGCTATGGGCATGGGATGTAACTGAAGAGCAAATCCGCGAATTTAATCCACAAGGTATTATTTTGTCGGGTGGCCCTGAGTCTACAACACTTGAAAACAGCCCACGTGCTCCTGAGTATGTATTTAACGCAGGCGTTCCAGTACTTGGTATCTGTTACGGTATGCAAACAATGGCAACGCAACTGGGTGGTAGCGTACACAGCTCTGATAAGAAAGAGTTTGGTTATGCACAAGTTGAGAAAGTAGGTAACTGTGCGTTATTCGATGCTATCGAAGACCACATTACTGACGGCGGTGCTGGCGTACTAGACGTTTGGATGAGCCACGGCGATAAAGTAATGGAAATTCCAGATACTTTCAAAACTACTGCTAAAACATCAACATGTCCACATGCTGCAATGTCTTGGGAAGAAAAGCGTTTCTACGGCGTACAGTTCCACCCAGAAGTAACTCACACTCATCAAGGTCAACGTTTACTTGAGCGTTTTGCAATTGATATCTGTGGCTGCGAAAAGCTATGGACACCAGCTAAAATCATCGATGATGCTATCGAGCGTATTAAAGAAACTGTGGGTGATGATGAAGTTATCTTAGGCTTATCAGGTGGTGTTGATTCATCTGTTGTTGCTATGCTTATTCACCGTGCAATCGGCGACAAGCTAACGTGTGTATTCGTTGATAACGGTCTACTTCGTTTAAACGAAGGTCAGCAAGTTATGGACATGTTTGGCAACAAGTTTGGCCTAAACATTGTTAAAGTCGATGCTGAAGATCAATTCTTAGCAGACTTAGCTGGCAAGTCAGACCCAGAAGATAAGCGTAAAGCGATTGGTCATACTTTCATTAAAGTATTTGACGAGCAAGCTAAAAAGCTGAAAAGCGCTAAATGGTTAGGTCAAGGTACTATCTACCCAGACGTAATCGAATCTGCTGCATCAGCAACAGGCAAAGCACACGTAATCAAATCTCACCACAACGTAGGTGGTTTACCAGACGACATGGAAATGGGTCTTGTAGAGCCATTACGTGAGCTATTCAAAGATGAAGTACGTAAAATTGGCCTTGAGCTTGGTCTACCTTACGACATGCTTTACCGTCACCCATTCCCGGGTCCTGGTTTAGGTGTTCGTGTACTTGGTGAAATCAAGAAAGAATACTGTGACTTACTACGTCGCGCAGATGCTATCTTCATCGAAGAGCTACACAAAGCTGAGCTTTACCACAAAGTAAGCCAAGCCTTCACTGTATTCTTACCAGTTAAATCGGTAGGTGTAATGGGTGATGCGCGTAAATACGACTGGGTTGTATCACTGCGTTGTGTTGAAACAATCGACTTTATGACGGCACGTTGGTCACACTTACCTTATGAGTTCTTAGGTGTGGTTTCTAACCGTATCATCAACGAAATCGATGGTATTTCACGTGTTGTTTACGATATTTCAGGTAAACCACCGGCAACAATCGAATGGGAATAG